Proteins encoded by one window of Pseudanabaena sp. BC1403:
- a CDS encoding glycosyltransferase, which translates to MKALFVFDRPLYPLRGGAESRAFDHLHYLESRNIEYDLFLIDKYFNYNQWNKDSIEMLLDQRRVNKVFLHQVLGKSSFDAAYHKLLSKFYKYINKEPSVLSLIHFLPFMRRNFRSIVRNNRYDFIFFNHTYISNALVSGFSIPCKTYIDIHDIHSNLIQESLDLKKLYSKVSYSGSLRALTRNKVRDFDYHTSFSQELKVLRKFNKVITISNEELNILKQDESLSSNSILIPKINFSNNTISTYAKSYNNSLEGGINQKFKLLFFGSQYDPNVHGISSFYYNVIPYLNHQVEILVAGGVSSYFLNKKHPQLRVLGFVDNISDLYKSADAVIVPIFYGSGVSIKAIEALSYGKPVISTLKGVRGLSLEYGKDVLIAEDIHAFIPLIEKLRLNSNLYNSLSDNALKYIQKYHSEEIVYSKMDSIFLS; encoded by the coding sequence ATGAAAGCATTGTTTGTATTTGATCGTCCCTTGTATCCTTTGAGAGGTGGGGCTGAGTCTAGAGCTTTTGATCATCTTCATTATTTAGAGTCCAGAAATATAGAATATGACTTATTTTTGATAGATAAATACTTCAACTATAATCAATGGAATAAAGACAGTATAGAGATGCTATTAGATCAGAGGCGCGTCAATAAAGTCTTTTTGCATCAGGTACTGGGCAAAAGCTCTTTTGATGCTGCTTATCATAAACTGCTATCAAAATTCTATAAATATATAAATAAGGAACCGAGTGTATTATCTTTAATTCATTTTCTACCATTCATGAGAAGAAATTTTAGAAGTATCGTTAGGAATAATAGATATGATTTTATATTTTTCAACCATACTTACATCTCCAATGCTTTAGTGAGTGGTTTTTCTATTCCTTGTAAAACATATATAGATATCCACGATATACATTCTAATCTAATACAAGAATCTCTTGATTTGAAAAAACTTTATAGTAAGGTAAGCTATTCTGGTTCGCTAAGAGCTTTGACTAGAAATAAAGTTAGAGATTTTGATTATCACACAAGCTTCAGTCAAGAATTGAAAGTACTTAGAAAGTTTAACAAGGTCATCACTATTTCAAATGAAGAACTTAACATATTAAAGCAAGACGAATCGCTTTCATCAAATTCTATTTTGATTCCAAAAATTAATTTTTCAAACAATACAATAAGTACTTATGCTAAAAGCTATAATAACAGCCTAGAAGGGGGGATTAATCAAAAATTCAAGCTGCTATTTTTTGGTTCCCAATACGATCCTAACGTGCATGGAATCTCAAGCTTTTATTATAACGTTATTCCCTATTTAAATCATCAAGTAGAAATATTAGTAGCAGGTGGCGTTTCCTCATACTTTCTCAACAAGAAACATCCTCAATTAAGAGTACTGGGATTTGTAGACAACATATCAGATTTATATAAGTCTGCTGATGCTGTCATAGTACCTATATTTTATGGTAGCGGAGTCTCAATAAAAGCAATTGAGGCTTTAAGTTATGGAAAACCAGTCATATCGACATTAAAAGGAGTCCGTGGATTGTCATTAGAGTACGGAAAAGATGTATTAATTGCTGAAGATATACATGCTTTTATTCCTTTAATTGAGAAACTGAGATTGAACTCTAACTTATATAATTCATTAAGTGATAACGCTCTTAAGTACATTCAGAAATACCACTCTGAAGAAATAGTTTATAGTAAAATGGATAGTATATTTCTTAGTTAG
- a CDS encoding D-alanyl-D-alanine carboxypeptidase, with amino-acid sequence MTTWSLVGALLLSVSAQALDGREVAAVPRSVMSYANRPVLASEDLANNQSDPVAKQAIANLLNDIKQMGVNSPDQGVWIQSHDGAIAAGRLSSRPLPSASLTKNVTTLAALQTWGSNYRFITNISTTGKLTGDTLKGDLIIEGSGDPFFVWEEAIGLGNKLNQLGIKRIQGNLIITGRFSMNFEPDLQESANFLRLAFDSSQWQGEVAEQYATMPAGTPKPQLVILGNVRIVPNLAVANISTRNLLIRHASLPLWQILKRMNTFSNNEMAETLASQMGGGKQVAAIAANATGIPISEIRLINGSGLGQANQISPRASVAILMAIHNRAQIEGLTLADLFPSSQCNCGTIEGRKIPKGAIVKTGTLSDVSSLSGVVQTQEHGAIWFAIVNRGEGDIDAFHRSQDRVLQTLVAKWGLPKLPIASFAETHWQDSDRNEIAK; translated from the coding sequence ATGACTACGTGGAGTCTCGTTGGCGCTTTGCTATTATCGGTTTCGGCTCAAGCTCTCGATGGTCGTGAAGTCGCCGCAGTGCCTCGGTCAGTGATGAGCTATGCCAATCGCCCAGTCCTAGCCTCAGAAGATCTCGCCAATAATCAGTCCGATCCTGTCGCAAAGCAAGCGATCGCAAATCTGCTCAATGATATTAAACAGATGGGGGTAAATAGCCCTGATCAAGGTGTATGGATTCAGTCCCACGACGGTGCGATCGCTGCTGGCCGTCTATCGAGCCGCCCATTACCCTCGGCTTCGCTCACCAAAAATGTCACCACCTTGGCAGCATTGCAAACTTGGGGATCAAACTATCGCTTTATTACCAATATCAGCACCACAGGTAAGCTTACAGGCGATACACTCAAAGGTGATCTGATTATTGAAGGCAGTGGCGATCCATTTTTTGTGTGGGAAGAGGCGATCGGGCTTGGCAATAAACTTAATCAACTAGGTATTAAGCGGATTCAAGGCAATTTGATCATTACAGGTCGGTTCTCCATGAACTTTGAGCCTGACCTACAAGAATCGGCAAACTTTCTCCGTTTAGCCTTTGATAGCAGCCAATGGCAGGGGGAAGTTGCTGAGCAATATGCGACGATGCCCGCAGGAACGCCCAAACCGCAACTAGTGATTCTTGGCAATGTGCGAATTGTGCCAAATCTTGCTGTAGCAAATATTTCCACTAGGAACTTACTGATTCGCCATGCATCGTTACCGCTTTGGCAAATTCTGAAGCGCATGAATACCTTTAGCAATAATGAGATGGCAGAAACTCTTGCCTCGCAAATGGGTGGAGGCAAACAAGTTGCTGCGATCGCAGCTAATGCGACAGGGATACCAATTTCAGAAATAAGGTTAATTAACGGCTCTGGCTTGGGGCAAGCCAATCAAATTTCCCCTCGTGCATCAGTGGCGATCTTGATGGCGATTCATAATCGCGCCCAAATCGAGGGTTTAACCCTTGCGGATCTCTTCCCAAGTAGTCAATGCAACTGCGGCACGATCGAAGGACGTAAAATCCCGAAAGGAGCAATCGTCAAAACTGGAACGCTCTCAGATGTCAGCTCTTTATCAGGGGTTGTCCAAACCCAAGAACATGGTGCAATTTGGTTTGCGATCGTTAATCGTGGTGAAGGCGATATTGATGCTTTTCACCGATCGCAGGATCGCGTATTACAAACTTTAGTCGCTAAATGGGGTTTACCCAAATTACCAATCGCTAGTTTTGCAGAAACACATTGGCAAGATAGCGATCGCAACGAAATCGCCAAATAA
- the gmk gene encoding guanylate kinase → MSQDKLSGKLIVVTGPSGVGKGTLLQRLLESHPDRILFSISATTRSPRAGEEHGREYFFWDRAEFEQKRDAGKFLEWAEYAGNLYGTPRQAIDEAIALGQIVLLEIELEGARQVAQSFPSAQRIFIAPPSMEVLESRLRDRSTDSNEQIIKRLHHAKLEVAAANEFDITIINDDLEIALQQLESAMFS, encoded by the coding sequence TTGAGCCAAGATAAATTGAGCGGTAAATTAATAGTTGTAACGGGGCCAAGCGGTGTCGGTAAGGGTACTCTGTTACAAAGACTTCTGGAGAGCCATCCCGATCGCATTCTCTTTTCAATTTCGGCAACGACCCGATCGCCCCGTGCAGGTGAAGAACATGGTCGCGAATATTTCTTTTGGGATCGGGCTGAATTTGAACAAAAGCGCGATGCAGGCAAATTTCTGGAATGGGCAGAATATGCGGGAAATCTTTACGGTACGCCCCGCCAAGCAATTGATGAAGCGATCGCCTTGGGGCAAATAGTCTTGTTAGAAATCGAACTAGAAGGTGCGCGGCAAGTGGCGCAGTCTTTTCCTAGCGCTCAACGAATTTTCATTGCCCCACCTTCGATGGAAGTTTTAGAAAGCCGTTTGCGCGATCGCAGTACCGATAGTAATGAACAAATTATCAAGCGCTTACACCATGCCAAATTGGAAGTAGCTGCGGCAAATGAGTTTGATATCACAATCATTAATGATGATCTAGAAATTGCTTTGCAGCAACTTGAAAGCGCCATGTTTAGCTAA
- the remA gene encoding extracellular matrix/biofilm regulator RemA, protein MDIKLINIGFGNIVSANRVVAIVSPESAPIKRIISDAREHGKLVDATYGRRTRAVIVTDSSHVVLSAIQPETVANRFVVSKEGATD, encoded by the coding sequence ATGGATATTAAGCTCATCAACATCGGCTTTGGTAACATTGTTTCGGCAAACCGAGTTGTAGCGATCGTTAGTCCCGAATCTGCTCCGATCAAGCGTATCATTAGTGATGCGCGTGAACATGGTAAGTTAGTTGATGCTACCTATGGTAGACGCACAAGAGCGGTAATTGTTACCGACTCTAGCCATGTAGTTCTATCTGCAATTCAACCTGAAACTGTTGCTAATCGTTTTGTCGTCAGTAAAGAAGGCGCTACAGATTAA
- the trpB gene encoding tryptophan synthase subunit beta, protein MTTTPIAPKTTTQPTLVNRPDSLGRFGIFGGKYVPETLMSALAELETAFYHYKTDPDFNNELDGYLRDYVGRPSPLYFAERLTQHYGTAQIYLKREDLNHTGAHKINNALAQVLLAIRMGKKRVIAETGAGQHGVATATVCARFGLDCVIYMGVQDMERQSLNVFRMKLMGAEVRPVEAGTGTLKDATSEAIRDWVTNVVDTHYILGSVAGPHPYPMIVRDFHAVIGKESRRQSQEKWGGLPDILLACVGGGSNAMGLFHEFVEEPSVRLIGVEAAGKGTNTEFHAATLTLGRVGVLHGAMSYLLQDSEGQVQEAHSISAGLDYPGVGPEHSYLKDLGRAEYYSVTDQEALDAFQRLSRLEGIIPALETSHAIAYLETLCPQLTADQRIIINCSGRGDKDVNTVIQHLHL, encoded by the coding sequence ATGACCACAACGCCGATCGCACCCAAAACAACTACACAACCCACACTCGTCAATCGTCCCGACTCATTAGGACGGTTTGGTATTTTCGGGGGCAAATATGTCCCCGAAACCCTTATGAGCGCCCTTGCTGAACTGGAAACCGCCTTTTATCATTACAAAACCGATCCAGATTTTAACAACGAGCTAGACGGCTATTTGCGAGACTATGTGGGTAGACCCAGCCCTCTATATTTTGCGGAGAGATTGACGCAGCACTATGGAACTGCTCAGATTTATCTAAAGCGTGAAGACCTCAACCATACGGGTGCGCACAAAATCAATAATGCCCTAGCTCAAGTTCTCCTCGCTATCCGCATGGGCAAAAAGCGCGTAATTGCCGAAACAGGTGCAGGACAGCATGGTGTAGCTACGGCAACTGTTTGCGCTCGCTTTGGTCTAGATTGTGTGATTTATATGGGCGTACAGGACATGGAACGCCAATCGCTGAATGTATTTCGGATGAAACTCATGGGTGCAGAGGTGCGTCCCGTTGAGGCTGGTACTGGTACGCTCAAAGATGCTACATCTGAAGCAATTCGCGACTGGGTAACAAATGTCGTCGATACCCATTATATTCTTGGCTCCGTTGCTGGCCCCCATCCTTACCCAATGATTGTGCGAGATTTTCATGCCGTGATTGGTAAGGAGAGTCGTCGCCAGAGTCAAGAGAAATGGGGCGGTTTACCAGATATTTTGCTTGCTTGTGTTGGTGGTGGCTCCAATGCGATGGGTCTATTCCATGAATTTGTCGAAGAGCCAAGCGTTCGCTTGATCGGTGTGGAAGCAGCAGGTAAAGGCACAAATACAGAGTTCCATGCCGCAACTTTAACGCTTGGGCGCGTTGGTGTATTACATGGCGCAATGAGCTATCTCTTGCAAGATTCAGAAGGACAAGTCCAAGAAGCACATTCCATCAGTGCTGGCTTAGATTATCCAGGTGTCGGGCCAGAGCATAGCTATCTCAAGGATCTAGGTCGTGCTGAATATTACAGCGTCACGGATCAAGAAGCTCTCGATGCATTTCAAAGACTCTCGCGTTTGGAAGGAATCATTCCCGCTTTGGAAACATCCCATGCGATCGCCTATCTAGAAACTCTCTGCCCACAACTAACCGCCGATCAGCGCATTATCATCAACTGCTCTGGTCGTGGTGACAAAGATGTAAACACAGTAATTCAGCATTTACATCTCTAA
- a CDS encoding ribonuclease HII, whose amino-acid sequence MNQEDIRSLEIANYPVAGVDEVGRGCLFGEVVAAAVILPIDKFASLEELGVTDSKKLSPQRREKLDLIIREVAIACEIGTATVDEIDEMNILAASLLAMERAIAKLSPQPKHCLIDGNQLLRFKLITPIPQTTVIKGDSLSISIAAASIVAKVWRDRRIVELAEIYTGYDLATNKGYGTPKHREAIAQLGYSDLHRKTFKIKL is encoded by the coding sequence ATGAATCAAGAAGACATCCGATCGCTAGAAATTGCAAATTATCCTGTAGCAGGAGTTGACGAAGTTGGGAGGGGTTGTCTTTTTGGCGAAGTTGTGGCGGCCGCAGTGATTTTGCCAATTGATAAATTTGCTTCTTTAGAAGAGCTAGGCGTGACTGACAGCAAAAAGTTGTCACCCCAACGTCGCGAAAAATTAGATCTGATCATTCGTGAAGTTGCGATCGCCTGTGAAATTGGCACAGCAACGGTTGATGAAATCGATGAAATGAATATTCTCGCAGCGAGTTTACTAGCGATGGAGAGGGCGATCGCAAAGCTAAGTCCTCAACCCAAGCATTGCCTCATTGATGGCAATCAACTTTTACGATTTAAGCTAATTACGCCGATTCCGCAAACTACAGTGATTAAGGGGGATTCTCTATCAATTTCAATTGCGGCGGCAAGTATTGTCGCAAAGGTATGGCGCGATCGCAGGATAGTAGAACTAGCAGAAATATATACAGGCTATGATCTAGCCACAAATAAGGGCTATGGCACGCCTAAACATCGAGAAGCAATCGCGCAACTTGGCTATAGTGATCTCCATCGTAAAACCTTTAAAATAAAATTATGA
- a CDS encoding exonuclease subunit SbcD translates to MRLIHTSDWHLGRKLKGVDRTPEIALALEEILKYAQEFEVDAVLVAGDIFDVPNPTTESERIAYEFFYKLNQLSIPSVAIAGNHDSANRIDSLAHLLSLAGVRALGRPRIAEEGGVVSIDTANGKLCVGAMPFASERRLLAAEDIWNKDAVEQRNDYKTLVTYVLQDLATAFKTDAVNVMMAHMTVDGAKFTGSEAAFYSGAVYSLSGQSIPSECQYVGLGHIHRPQQIANAAPTYYAGSLIQVDFGEVGEEKGFNLIEVEVGRPAKVQFQPLACQKPLKRVECHIDQLDEQLELHRDYVGYLKFAIAVDTPPIGLADRVRKVCPQAVMVEPKLIVNESVQVPEPKDYDRFDAIAEFQKFYSDREKNLSPDVINAFKELYMELSDASN, encoded by the coding sequence ATGCGTTTAATTCATACCTCTGATTGGCATTTGGGTAGAAAATTAAAGGGAGTCGATCGCACTCCTGAGATTGCCTTAGCATTGGAAGAAATTCTCAAATATGCTCAGGAATTTGAAGTTGATGCCGTACTCGTAGCGGGGGATATTTTTGATGTGCCGAATCCTACGACTGAGTCAGAACGTATTGCCTATGAATTTTTTTATAAGCTTAATCAGTTAAGTATTCCTTCAGTTGCGATCGCAGGAAATCATGATTCGGCAAATCGGATTGATAGTCTCGCGCATTTACTATCTCTTGCAGGAGTGAGGGCTTTAGGTAGACCAAGAATTGCCGAAGAAGGGGGCGTGGTTAGTATTGATACTGCTAATGGAAAGTTATGTGTTGGCGCAATGCCTTTTGCTTCAGAGCGGCGTTTATTAGCTGCCGAGGATATTTGGAACAAGGATGCTGTTGAGCAACGCAATGATTATAAAACCTTAGTAACCTATGTTTTGCAAGATCTGGCTACTGCATTTAAAACTGATGCCGTGAATGTGATGATGGCACATATGACCGTTGATGGCGCGAAGTTTACAGGCTCAGAGGCTGCCTTTTATAGCGGTGCTGTCTATAGCCTGTCTGGACAATCAATCCCTTCAGAATGTCAGTATGTAGGCTTAGGTCATATCCATCGTCCTCAACAGATTGCCAATGCTGCACCGACCTATTATGCAGGATCATTAATTCAAGTAGATTTTGGCGAAGTGGGTGAAGAGAAGGGCTTTAATTTGATTGAAGTGGAAGTGGGTAGACCTGCGAAAGTGCAATTTCAGCCCCTTGCTTGCCAAAAGCCACTTAAAAGAGTGGAATGTCATATCGATCAGCTTGATGAGCAATTAGAATTGCATCGTGATTATGTTGGCTATTTGAAATTTGCGATCGCTGTCGATACGCCGCCCATCGGACTCGCGGATCGGGTGCGAAAAGTCTGTCCTCAAGCGGTAATGGTGGAGCCAAAGTTAATCGTGAATGAATCAGTACAGGTTCCAGAACCTAAAGATTATGATCGCTTTGATGCGATCGCTGAGTTTCAAAAATTTTATAGCGATCGGGAAAAGAACTTGTCGCCTGATGTGATTAATGCATTTAAAGAGTTATATATGGAGTTGAGTGATGCGTCCAATTGA
- a CDS encoding AAA family ATPase yields MRPIELIVEGFTSFRTRQTLDFSSLDLFAITGATGAGKTSLLDAITFALYDKVAQKPNSSRELVSQGATQLKVEFRFVMRQTEYRVVRTWRNRGKTDIKNFLLDELVGEEWERCATQKVEEIIGMDFETFTRVIILPQGQFDEFLKGEAGKRREILRQLAGFQIFEQMRKEASDRTSRFKAEREGLDKVLEGMQAPTIEEVNAQQTELENLEVAIPELDIKAKNSRKLLESEERLFTQIQQYSQLSVKLEQLQQDAPKVQDLEVKFRNAQLANSIVGTWTILQTTRKRVENAIADLTTANKQLEIAKFDLEKQQQILEQSRTNQIEAQSHIESQERSLALAEALHTQQQQCIAELERAHKNALERSQQLEKATKATKQAELELQNSTQQLQKIATAIANSHNDPQRLESLRQVAEPLAQQQMLQDGLVKLKQKSTQLQTESSNLTQQLEKSKQTISKAENEFQTANIALTKAEASNLQALQSSHVSALRAELHDGDNCPVCNNLYVIEGLPELLKMELIDTDVLKKQRDVNERQLAKLREDRAKLEANLETSQLQLQIQTQEIAELETEVAKFQEQIDRILQTAWTAADILRDRQELERQELAYQKLINEQKEIAIACRNAESKLNINQENRQLAQTEFQKAEQERAHRQSQLQEISQRLQEITAGKSYESLRQSILQAKSELSDRLQAIEKSYQKARENFVKREEAATKAQENHDIAIAERTQQETNWLNELQSINFTESEFLAAQTTRSQMESWQKEIETYQRQEQDLTTRQQMFAEAIADQHTDEIAIANLRADLQQIEQDLQLASENRASIKAWLEQAQQRRQESQDLEERKVALQAQEQIYHTLSQDLQSNKFQEYILDSLQQELANRASVLLQQLSEDRYILQIESGDYWVSDNWNGGEKRRIRTLSGGETFAASLSMALALSEKLSMGIELGSLFLDEGFGTLDSETLESVTQILESLRQQDRLIGVITHIQSLAERLPTQIHVRKSINGSELVRQ; encoded by the coding sequence ATGCGTCCAATTGAGTTAATTGTCGAAGGATTTACCAGTTTTCGCACTCGTCAAACACTAGATTTTTCTAGCCTCGATTTATTTGCGATTACAGGCGCTACGGGGGCGGGGAAAACTTCGCTATTGGATGCAATTACCTTTGCACTTTATGACAAAGTGGCTCAAAAGCCCAATTCATCGAGAGAACTAGTTAGCCAAGGGGCAACACAATTAAAAGTAGAATTTCGGTTTGTAATGCGGCAGACTGAATATAGAGTGGTGCGAACATGGCGCAATCGAGGTAAAACTGACATAAAGAACTTTCTGCTAGATGAATTAGTAGGAGAAGAATGGGAAAGATGTGCCACGCAAAAGGTGGAAGAAATCATTGGCATGGATTTCGAGACCTTTACCCGTGTAATCATTTTGCCGCAAGGGCAGTTTGATGAATTTCTCAAGGGTGAAGCTGGCAAACGTCGCGAGATTTTGCGGCAATTGGCAGGATTTCAAATATTCGAGCAAATGCGGAAAGAAGCAAGCGATCGCACTAGTCGTTTTAAAGCTGAGCGTGAAGGTTTAGATAAAGTCCTTGAAGGGATGCAAGCGCCAACTATTGAAGAGGTGAATGCTCAACAAACAGAATTAGAAAATCTTGAAGTTGCGATTCCTGAATTGGATATCAAAGCGAAAAATAGCCGCAAGCTGTTAGAATCCGAAGAAAGATTGTTTACTCAAATTCAGCAATATAGCCAACTTTCAGTAAAATTAGAGCAGCTTCAGCAAGATGCTCCAAAAGTCCAAGATTTAGAAGTTAAATTCCGTAATGCTCAGTTAGCTAACTCGATTGTAGGAACTTGGACAATTTTGCAAACTACTCGCAAGCGCGTAGAAAATGCGATCGCCGATCTGACAACTGCCAATAAACAGTTAGAAATAGCTAAGTTTGATCTTGAAAAGCAACAACAAATTTTGGAGCAATCTCGCACCAACCAAATTGAAGCTCAAAGCCATATAGAATCTCAAGAACGTAGCCTTGCTCTAGCGGAAGCTCTGCATACGCAACAACAGCAATGCATTGCCGAGCTAGAACGTGCTCATAAGAATGCTCTAGAGCGATCGCAACAGCTTGAAAAAGCAACAAAGGCAACAAAACAAGCTGAACTAGAATTGCAGAATTCTACTCAGCAATTACAAAAAATTGCAACTGCGATCGCTAATTCCCATAACGATCCTCAGCGTCTCGAAAGTCTGCGCCAAGTTGCCGAGCCGCTTGCTCAGCAGCAAATGTTGCAAGATGGGCTTGTGAAGCTAAAGCAAAAATCTACACAATTACAAACGGAAAGCAGTAACCTCACGCAGCAATTAGAGAAATCGAAACAAACGATCTCGAAGGCTGAAAATGAATTTCAAACTGCAAATATCGCCCTGACAAAAGCCGAAGCTTCAAATTTACAAGCCTTACAAAGTAGTCATGTCAGTGCTTTGCGTGCTGAACTCCATGATGGTGACAACTGCCCCGTTTGTAATAATCTTTATGTTATAGAGGGATTGCCAGAGCTTCTCAAAATGGAACTAATCGATACAGATGTACTCAAAAAACAGCGAGATGTCAACGAGAGACAGTTAGCAAAACTGCGTGAAGACAGGGCAAAGCTGGAGGCGAATTTAGAGACATCGCAACTACAACTGCAAATCCAAACTCAGGAAATTGCAGAGTTAGAAACTGAGGTTGCAAAATTCCAAGAACAGATCGATCGCATTCTCCAAACTGCATGGACAGCCGCAGATATTCTCCGCGATCGCCAAGAATTAGAGAGACAAGAATTAGCCTATCAAAAACTGATTAACGAGCAAAAAGAAATTGCGATCGCTTGTCGCAATGCTGAAAGCAAGCTAAATATCAATCAAGAAAACCGACAATTAGCTCAAACAGAATTTCAAAAAGCTGAACAAGAGAGAGCGCATCGTCAATCCCAACTACAAGAAATTTCGCAACGGTTGCAAGAAATTACCGCAGGCAAAAGTTATGAGTCATTGCGTCAAAGTATCTTGCAAGCAAAATCTGAACTAAGCGATCGCCTCCAAGCTATCGAAAAATCCTATCAAAAAGCTCGTGAAAACTTTGTAAAACGCGAAGAAGCTGCCACAAAAGCTCAAGAAAATCATGATATCGCAATTGCTGAACGCACTCAACAAGAGACAAACTGGCTCAATGAACTACAATCTATCAACTTTACTGAATCAGAATTTCTGGCTGCTCAAACTACGCGATCGCAAATGGAGTCATGGCAAAAAGAAATTGAAACCTATCAACGCCAAGAACAGGATTTAACTACTCGTCAGCAAATGTTTGCGGAGGCGATCGCAGATCAACATACTGATGAAATTGCGATCGCAAATCTTCGCGCAGATTTACAACAAATAGAACAGGATCTCCAACTAGCTAGTGAAAATCGTGCTTCGATCAAAGCATGGCTAGAACAAGCGCAGCAAAGGCGGCAGGAATCACAAGATTTAGAAGAGCGAAAGGTTGCTCTACAGGCTCAAGAGCAGATTTATCATACTCTCTCCCAAGATCTGCAATCCAACAAGTTCCAAGAATATATTCTCGATAGTCTGCAACAGGAACTCGCCAACCGCGCTTCAGTTCTATTGCAACAGCTTTCTGAAGATCGTTATATTCTCCAAATCGAAAGTGGCGATTATTGGGTGTCTGACAACTGGAATGGTGGCGAAAAACGTCGTATTCGCACTCTCTCAGGTGGTGAAACCTTTGCTGCTTCGCTATCAATGGCTCTAGCTTTATCAGAAAAATTATCAATGGGAATTGAACTAGGTAGCCTCTTCTTAGATGAAGGCTTTGGTACGCTCGATAGCGAAACCCTCGAATCTGTCACTCAAATCCTCGAATCCTTGCGCCAACAGGATCGTCTCATCGGTGTAATTACCCATATTCAATCGTTAGCCGAGAGATTACCCACGCAAATCCATGTTCGTAAATCTATAAACGGTTCTGAATTGGTGAGACAATAG
- a CDS encoding CCA tRNA nucleotidyltransferase, which yields MQQFPFDFNDLPTPAYLVGGWVRDRILNRQGKYLDLDFVLPEKAVEIANAIARKYKAGFVILDAERQIARVVFKNGTADFAQQMGRSLEADLGRRDFCMNAIALECHQLIGNRSLGIGDGLSVGEDFIDPFDGIGDLKAKRIRMVAPENLADDPLRILRGYRQAAQLGFEIESLTRQVLIKFAPKLKSMAAERVRTELGYLLSISNGSQGMMAAIGDRILEDWLPSQHLNLERFAKIEHVILSLTVKFPNLESFFSKQLSGDRYALVVIKLAALTNSATALESLGLSRAEQRWLIGILRYLPQFIKLLEQASLKEQYKFFQPTLEFFPAIAALAIASDFDQDAIAPWLERWLNPQDAIAYPVALITGDDLRKELGIAPSPKIGELLEIVKIAQVEGKISSKQEAIAFVEALHSSAG from the coding sequence TTGCAACAGTTCCCATTTGATTTTAATGATTTACCAACTCCTGCTTATTTGGTGGGTGGATGGGTACGCGATCGCATACTAAATCGTCAAGGTAAATATCTTGATCTAGATTTTGTTTTGCCAGAGAAAGCAGTTGAAATAGCTAATGCGATCGCCCGTAAGTATAAAGCAGGATTTGTGATTTTAGACGCAGAGCGTCAAATTGCGCGAGTTGTTTTTAAAAATGGAACGGCGGATTTTGCTCAACAAATGGGGCGTAGTTTAGAAGCAGATTTAGGGCGGCGCGACTTTTGTATGAATGCGATCGCCTTAGAATGTCATCAATTAATTGGTAATCGGTCATTGGGTATTGGCGATGGATTGTCGGTGGGAGAAGATTTTATTGATCCTTTTGATGGAATTGGTGATTTAAAAGCCAAGCGAATTAGGATGGTTGCGCCTGAGAATTTGGCGGATGATCCTTTGCGGATTTTGCGGGGATATCGACAAGCGGCTCAGTTAGGCTTTGAAATTGAAAGTTTGACTCGGCAAGTTTTGATTAAATTTGCGCCCAAGTTAAAGTCTATGGCGGCTGAAAGAGTACGGACAGAACTAGGTTATTTGCTATCAATCTCGAATGGTAGTCAAGGAATGATGGCTGCTATCGGCGATCGCATTTTAGAGGATTGGTTGCCAAGCCAACATTTGAATCTAGAACGATTTGCCAAAATTGAGCATGTGATTTTGAGCTTAACAGTCAAATTCCCGAATCTAGAATCATTTTTTAGTAAGCAATTATCAGGCGATCGCTATGCTCTCGTGGTTATCAAATTAGCTGCATTAACCAATAGCGCGACAGCCTTGGAATCTCTTGGATTAAGCCGTGCCGAGCAGCGCTGGCTCATCGGGATTCTGCGTTATCTGCCTCAATTCATCAAGCTTTTAGAGCAAGCTTCACTCAAAGAGCAATATAAATTTTTTCAGCCAACTTTGGAATTTTTTCCTGCGATCGCGGCTTTGGCTATAGCTAGTGATTTTGACCAAGATGCGATCGCACCTTGGTTGGAGCGCTGGCTCAATCCTCAAGATGCGATCGCTTATCCTGTAGCGTTAATTACTGGCGATGATTTGCGAAAAGAATTGGGAATTGCGCCTAGTCCTAAAATTGGCGAACTATTAGAAATTGTGAAAATCGCTCAAGTCGAAGGCAAGATTTCATCAAAACAAGAAGCGATCGCTTTTGTGGAAGCCCTGCACTCAAGTGCGGGCTAA